The following is a genomic window from Parabacteroides johnsonii DSM 18315.
TGCGTGTGAATGCCGTGGCTCCCGGTTTTGTGGATACCGAATGGCAGAAAACGAAACCGGCTGAAATACGTCGTAATATAGAGAACAAGGTTTCATTAGGGCGTTTTTGTGATCCGGAGGAACTGGCGGAAGTTTATAAAATGTTAGTAGAAAATAGTTATTTTAATGGCGAAGTGATCGTCGTCGATGGCGGTTATTCGTATAAATAGAAAATAAATGAGCGACTTGGATAAAGAGTACGAGGCTTCGTTGAAGTCGATAGAAACAGAAAACAAGATTGACCGGATTTTTTATCGTCCTATCGGCTTTCGTATCGCCCGTATGTTAAAGGGTACAGGTATTACGCCTAATATGGTGACTGTTGTGTCTATTTTTGTAGGGGCGGCAGTCGGTTTCTTTTTTTATCATGATGATCTGATTTATAATGTTTGCGGTATCCTGTTGCTGGTGTTTGCAAATATTCTGGACTGTGTGGACGGGCAGTTGGCCCGCCTGACGGGGATCAAATCGGCGATCGGCCGTATTTTGGATGGTTTTGCCGGAGATATCTGGTTTACGTGTATTTATGTCGCTTTCGCCCTTCGTCTGTCTCATGACTATGGAACGGACTGGTTCTTCGCATTGGCGGTTCTTTCCGGTTTGTCACATTTGGTACAGGCGAATATTACAGACTACTACAAGACACTTCATTTATATTTCATCAGCAAGGATAAAGGTGCGGAGTTCCAGTCGTTGGAACAGGTACGTGCCCGCCATAAGGAAATGAAGTACGGTATCAATAA
Proteins encoded in this region:
- a CDS encoding CDP-alcohol phosphatidyltransferase family protein produces the protein MSDLDKEYEASLKSIETENKIDRIFYRPIGFRIARMLKGTGITPNMVTVVSIFVGAAVGFFFYHDDLIYNVCGILLLVFANILDCVDGQLARLTGIKSAIGRILDGFAGDIWFTCIYVAFALRLSHDYGTDWFFALAVLSGLSHLVQANITDYYKTLHLYFISKDKGAEFQSLEQVRARHKEMKYGINKFFYFLYRGYTLLQVKATPSLQGMLRSLHERYGDDIPEDIRIRFRKQSKELMHMIDLLTFNGRTIVMFVVVLVGEVWVYFLYEIIVLNIVLLLAMRKHEQMCATFYK